In Synergistota bacterium, a single window of DNA contains:
- a CDS encoding HD domain-containing protein — protein MRLGDLIALFRNSFWYEPLRSCLRKNGKAYIVGGAIREALMGKLSSDIDVVFCSYSIPLSFASEIGGKVVVLGKERKTFKVLKYPFTFDFTPLNGHTLIGDLLSRDFTINSIALNLESERIFDPLDGLRDIEEGVIKVASPHAFDYDSLRLLRAFRFRSSLGFKIHEGTRRIVKRKILNFSPWKASPRERIAEEWKKLLLGDYFYLAVKDMLDLGYLERFFLAFKLMRGMPQGDYHHLDVLNHSIKTLEAMEDLLCAPPSWIDRSYLESKVGFFRRRDLLRIAALLHDVGKPFCFRVKDGEVMFKGHQFIGSKIARGYSRALLLGSREIDYISKLVYNHMMPLFFLKREGAGRPWERSLLSWLMKVGEDALSLLLLSIADLRATRGKKVSDEERRSLFEIGERIRYYLDDVLRVKPLLSGKDIMAVTGLREGKEIGIIKDRIVYLQRMGKLKTKDEALRRILGII, from the coding sequence TTGAGATTAGGGGACTTAATAGCGCTTTTCAGAAATAGCTTTTGGTATGAGCCACTGCGCTCCTGTTTGAGAAAAAACGGAAAGGCTTATATAGTTGGTGGAGCTATAAGAGAAGCTCTAATGGGTAAGCTTTCTAGCGATATAGATGTGGTTTTTTGCTCTTACTCTATTCCCTTAAGTTTCGCCTCAGAGATAGGCGGTAAAGTCGTAGTACTAGGTAAGGAGAGGAAGACTTTTAAGGTTCTTAAATATCCTTTTACATTTGACTTCACACCGCTTAACGGTCACACTTTAATCGGTGATCTTTTAAGTAGAGACTTCACTATTAACTCCATAGCTTTGAATTTAGAAAGTGAGAGGATTTTTGACCCATTGGATGGGCTTAGAGATATAGAGGAAGGCGTGATAAAAGTGGCTTCTCCTCACGCTTTTGATTATGACTCCTTAAGATTGCTGCGGGCTTTCAGATTTAGGTCCTCTTTAGGATTTAAGATTCATGAGGGAACTAGAAGGATAGTTAAAAGAAAGATATTGAATTTTTCTCCCTGGAAAGCTTCCCCAAGGGAAAGGATTGCGGAAGAGTGGAAAAAGCTGCTTCTCGGCGACTACTTTTACCTAGCCGTTAAAGATATGTTAGATCTGGGTTATCTTGAAAGGTTTTTCTTAGCTTTTAAGCTTATGAGAGGTATGCCGCAGGGAGATTATCACCATCTTGATGTTCTTAATCACTCGATTAAAACGCTTGAGGCTATGGAGGATCTTCTTTGCGCCCCTCCCTCATGGATAGATAGAAGCTATCTTGAGTCAAAGGTTGGATTCTTTAGGAGAAGGGATCTTCTTAGGATTGCTGCACTACTTCATGATGTAGGAAAGCCTTTTTGTTTCAGGGTAAAAGATGGAGAGGTAATGTTTAAGGGGCATCAGTTTATAGGATCCAAGATAGCAAGGGGATACTCTCGAGCGCTTCTTTTGGGCAGTAGAGAGATAGATTACATATCCAAGCTAGTCTATAATCATATGATGCCCTTATTTTTCTTGAAAAGAGAAGGGGCTGGTAGACCTTGGGAGAGGTCGCTTCTTTCTTGGCTTATGAAAGTAGGAGAGGATGCATTAAGCTTACTTCTCCTCTCTATTGCTGATTTAAGAGCTACGAGGGGTAAAAAGGTTTCTGATGAGGAAAGAAGATCGCTTTTTGAAATAGGAGAAAGGATCAGGTATTACCTTGACGATGTACTCAGGGTTAAACCTCTCCTAAGTGGAAAGGATATAATGGCTGTAACTGGCTTGAGGGAGGGTAAGGAGATAGGGATTATAAAGGATAGGATAGTTTATCTTCAAAGGATGGGAAAGCTTAAAACTAAGGATGAGGCTTTGAGAAGGATTTTGGGGATAATATAA
- a CDS encoding bifunctional folylpolyglutamate synthase/dihydrofolate synthase, whose protein sequence is MNSLLNYESFLKELSSLRPPGEIRLGLDRVEELLDRCGNPHRNLRSIVVAGTNGKGSVVAMLSNILKIAGYKVGSYISPHLCDIRERIMIDGYWIDKDAFLRIGQKILAIAKSMSDIPTFYEIITAIAFSYFNESKVDVAVLEIGLGGRLDAVNVVHPLESVITTIDFDHENYLGNTIASIAREKAGIIKEGVTVIFGEEKEEAVNVVEEVSLAKRAKLYRKGRDFDFEIKRFSLEESLMDFKDSFNFLPDIKLGLKGIYQFLNSSVAIESAILLNSLGISVSEKSIRDGIRSARWRGRFDVFNYADKVVILDGAHNPHGMNALVSSLELLFKGKSVCFVFGAMRDKNYLKMLKELSRIASKVIFTSVGIGRALSVKELLSASQSLEEMSKIPIFGVESPLQAFNEALNSKEEVICLCGSLYLIGSILEGNLEIRGLNSAFQK, encoded by the coding sequence TTGAACAGCTTGCTTAATTATGAATCCTTTCTTAAAGAGCTAAGCTCGCTTAGACCACCTGGAGAGATTCGATTGGGACTTGATAGGGTAGAAGAGCTTCTTGATAGATGTGGGAATCCTCATCGTAATTTAAGGAGCATAGTCGTAGCTGGTACAAACGGTAAAGGATCAGTGGTAGCCATGCTCTCTAACATTCTTAAAATTGCAGGTTATAAAGTTGGGTCTTACATTTCCCCTCATCTTTGTGATATAAGAGAAAGGATAATGATAGATGGCTACTGGATAGATAAAGATGCCTTTCTCAGGATAGGTCAGAAGATCTTAGCGATTGCGAAGAGTATGAGTGATATACCTACTTTTTATGAGATAATCACTGCTATAGCTTTTTCTTACTTTAATGAGTCAAAGGTGGATGTTGCGGTGCTTGAGATAGGGTTAGGAGGCAGGCTTGATGCAGTTAATGTGGTCCACCCCTTAGAATCTGTTATTACTACTATTGACTTTGATCATGAAAATTACTTGGGAAATACCATTGCTTCGATAGCGAGAGAAAAGGCAGGGATAATAAAAGAGGGCGTTACCGTTATATTCGGAGAGGAAAAGGAAGAAGCTGTAAATGTGGTAGAAGAGGTCTCTCTTGCGAAGAGAGCGAAGCTCTATAGGAAGGGAAGAGACTTTGATTTCGAGATAAAAAGGTTCTCTCTTGAAGAATCTCTTATGGACTTCAAAGATAGTTTTAACTTCCTTCCAGACATTAAACTTGGCCTTAAAGGTATATATCAGTTTTTGAACTCGAGCGTAGCTATAGAATCCGCTATTTTACTTAATAGCCTAGGTATTAGTGTCAGTGAAAAAAGCATCAGAGATGGAATAAGAAGTGCAAGATGGCGTGGAAGATTTGATGTTTTTAATTATGCTGATAAGGTTGTTATTTTAGATGGAGCTCACAATCCTCATGGAATGAATGCTTTGGTTTCCTCTTTAGAACTCCTTTTTAAGGGGAAAAGCGTGTGTTTTGTTTTCGGTGCCATGAGAGATAAAAACTACCTCAAGATGCTGAAAGAGCTCTCTAGGATAGCGAGTAAGGTTATCTTTACAAGCGTTGGTATAGGAAGGGCCTTAAGCGTAAAGGAGCTATTAAGCGCTTCCCAGTCTTTGGAGGAGATGAGTAAGATTCCAATTTTTGGAGTAGAGTCTCCATTGCAAGCCTTTAATGAGGCATTAAACTCTAAAGAAGAAGTTATCTGCCTTTGTGGCTCTCTTTATCTTATAGGTAGCATTTTGGAGGGAAATCTTGAGATTAGGGGACTTAATAGCGCTTTTCAGAAATAG